In the genome of Massilibacillus massiliensis, one region contains:
- a CDS encoding FAD-binding protein: MAKEISRRTFIKAGVAVGAAVAAGTYFEWKGNNIPVSVQSGTALYDVLIIGSGGAGMRAALEAAKDKKLKIAVMTKLVPTRSATTMAQGGMNGCTGVTDSEDTPEAHAFDTVKGGDYLCDQDAIEYFAENAGKIIYEMDYYGYPFHRQEDGSFHQRKMGGSSHARASYYADKSGLATVHTLFEQCLAQNIEFISECQMLEVVVKDEKLSGVIAVDMRSGNMISVPAKTVIIATGGYGRAYWIRTTNPYSSTGDGIAACLNIGIPFKDPEMVQFHPTGLAINGVLLSESSRAEGAYLVNKDGERFMKKYAPAKMELATRDIVARAIESEISEGRGIGEGLNAAVYMDFRHISKDIIKERLGQVYDLALRFEGVDITEKPVPIRCSCHYSMGGIDVIDYKTCATKVPGVFAAGECSCVSVHGANRLGANSLSEVLLFGKTAGNGASEHAKKTGYIGDKETLDAALTKWNKTFEEVTARTSGAKVVELRDKMASTMWFKAGVYREENQLQEGLKEIDLLIKEYQNCYVGDASRSYNTAFMNYVELGNLLLVSKAIVMGAIARKESRGGHSRKDFPKRDDKNFLKHTIISKVGDTFKTEYRDVVITKFKPAERKY; the protein is encoded by the coding sequence ATGGCGAAAGAGATATCACGACGTACCTTTATCAAAGCTGGTGTAGCTGTAGGAGCAGCAGTGGCAGCCGGCACGTATTTTGAATGGAAGGGTAATAATATACCTGTGTCCGTGCAAAGTGGTACTGCATTATATGATGTACTTATTATTGGTAGCGGTGGTGCTGGTATGAGAGCAGCATTAGAAGCTGCCAAGGACAAGAAACTTAAAATTGCAGTTATGACAAAATTAGTTCCAACTCGTTCCGCAACGACAATGGCGCAGGGGGGCATGAATGGCTGCACTGGGGTTACGGATTCGGAAGACACGCCTGAAGCACATGCTTTTGATACAGTAAAAGGCGGAGATTATCTATGCGATCAAGATGCGATTGAGTATTTTGCTGAAAATGCTGGAAAAATAATTTATGAAATGGATTACTATGGTTATCCATTTCATCGTCAAGAAGATGGCTCTTTCCACCAACGTAAAATGGGGGGGAGTTCACATGCACGCGCTTCTTACTATGCAGATAAATCCGGATTAGCTACAGTACATACATTATTCGAACAATGTTTAGCGCAAAATATTGAATTTATTTCTGAGTGTCAGATGCTTGAAGTTGTGGTAAAGGATGAAAAATTGAGCGGTGTGATTGCCGTAGATATGCGAAGCGGTAATATGATTTCTGTACCAGCTAAAACTGTTATCATAGCAACTGGCGGTTATGGACGTGCTTATTGGATTCGTACGACCAATCCATATAGTTCAACTGGTGATGGAATTGCTGCATGCCTAAACATCGGTATTCCTTTTAAAGACCCAGAAATGGTACAATTCCATCCAACGGGTCTTGCGATTAATGGGGTTTTATTATCTGAATCAAGCCGTGCCGAAGGCGCTTATTTAGTCAATAAAGACGGTGAACGCTTTATGAAAAAATATGCACCGGCAAAAATGGAGCTTGCAACACGTGATATCGTTGCGCGGGCAATTGAAAGTGAAATCAGTGAAGGCCGTGGGATTGGTGAAGGCTTAAATGCTGCTGTATACATGGACTTTAGACATATATCAAAGGACATTATTAAAGAACGTTTAGGACAAGTTTATGATTTGGCTTTACGTTTTGAAGGTGTCGACATTACGGAAAAACCAGTACCGATTCGCTGTTCTTGTCATTATTCGATGGGTGGTATAGATGTAATTGATTATAAAACCTGTGCGACTAAAGTGCCAGGTGTTTTTGCAGCTGGTGAATGTTCTTGTGTATCTGTACATGGAGCAAATCGTTTGGGTGCAAACTCATTGAGTGAAGTTCTCTTGTTTGGAAAAACTGCAGGCAACGGTGCTTCAGAACATGCGAAAAAAACTGGTTATATTGGCGACAAAGAAACTTTGGATGCTGCGTTGACAAAATGGAACAAAACTTTTGAAGAAGTTACGGCAAGAACTTCGGGAGCAAAAGTTGTAGAGCTTCGTGATAAAATGGCCTCTACGATGTGGTTTAAAGCCGGTGTTTATCGTGAGGAAAATCAGCTGCAAGAAGGCTTAAAAGAGATTGATCTATTAATAAAAGAATATCAAAATTGTTATGTTGGAGACGCTAGCCGTTCTTATAATACTGCATTCATGAATTATGTTGAATTAGGGAATTTATTATTGGTTTCTAAAGCGATTGTTATGGGTGCGATTGCACGTAAAGAAAGCCGTGGTGGGCATTCCCGTAAAGATTTCCCTAAGCGCGATGACAAAAACTTCTTAAAGCATACAATTATTAGCAAAGTTGGCGATACATTCAAAACGGAATATCGTGACGTTGTTATTACGAAATTTAAACCGGCAGAAAGGAAGTATTAA
- the ahbB gene encoding siroheme decarboxylase subunit beta, with product MDALDKKIIRVMQDEFPLVSEPYKVLADQIGITQDELIERLKKYKQAGQIRKMGAVLRHREVGYAANALCAWSVPEERLEEIATLMAENSAVSHCYDRNTAPEWPYNVYTMIHGHSREECEKIAGEITQQTNITEKVMLYSVKEWKKTSMRYFCE from the coding sequence GTGGATGCATTAGATAAAAAAATAATTAGAGTAATGCAAGATGAGTTTCCGTTGGTGTCGGAACCTTATAAAGTATTAGCTGATCAAATCGGTATTACCCAAGATGAGTTGATAGAACGTTTAAAAAAATATAAACAAGCAGGTCAAATTCGTAAAATGGGAGCAGTACTTCGGCATCGTGAAGTCGGTTATGCCGCAAATGCTTTATGTGCATGGAGCGTGCCTGAAGAACGTTTAGAAGAAATCGCAACTTTAATGGCAGAGAATTCAGCGGTGTCGCATTGTTATGATCGTAATACCGCTCCAGAATGGCCGTACAATGTATATACAATGATCCATGGACATAGTCGCGAAGAATGTGAAAAAATTGCCGGTGAGATTACGCAGCAAACCAATATAACTGAAAAAGTTATGCTGTATAGTGTGAAAGAATGGAAAAAAACAAGCATGCGGTATTTTTGTGAATGA
- the ahbA gene encoding siroheme decarboxylase subunit alpha, whose translation MLTDFDKDLLNILQTKLPISQRPFADLAEILGTDETTVINRLKMLKEQGYLRKIGPFFDSIKLGYAGTLIATKITEGYMESVALAINQYPGVTHNYEREGDFNLWFTLLTPDLETQDKILAEVRALPGVENLLNLKANHKYKVSVQFTLK comes from the coding sequence ATGTTAACAGATTTTGATAAAGACTTGTTAAATATTCTACAAACAAAACTTCCAATTAGTCAACGACCCTTTGCAGATTTAGCAGAAATTTTAGGAACGGATGAGACAACTGTTATAAATCGTTTAAAGATGCTAAAAGAACAAGGCTATTTGAGAAAGATCGGTCCATTTTTTGATTCAATTAAACTAGGGTATGCTGGAACCTTGATTGCAACGAAAATAACCGAGGGGTATATGGAAAGTGTTGCACTTGCGATTAATCAATATCCTGGCGTGACACATAATTATGAACGTGAGGGCGATTTCAATCTATGGTTTACATTGCTCACGCCCGATTTAGAAACACAGGATAAAATTTTAGCTGAGGTTCGTGCGTTACCTGGTGTTGAAAATTTATTGAATTTGAAGGCTAATCATAAGTATAAAGTTAGCGTTCAGTTTACTTTGAAGTAG
- a CDS encoding succinate dehydrogenase/fumarate reductase iron-sulfur subunit, producing the protein MAITLKIHRMLDDKKWVQDYQVELKTGMTVLEALNEIKAKQDPTLSFTASCRSSICGACAVRVNGNAELACETLLDSLVKRYKTETLTIEPLGNFKVIRDLIVDWDPKFDRMKQIKPALHPKKEFSPEKGCKQSISDFKKYDEYASCILCGACVSECNKSAVNEKDFLDPFTFVKAAKLVEDSRSQDPKEHLQAVIDHGLWKCMNCQECTAKCPKGLKPAEAIEKLREATFRLGLSSGVGPNHAKALYDDIYNTGRLDESKLSIQSEGLISASLRAPFAIRLMKTGKLDPFEKIPVNPEINKIRDILKNAKEEK; encoded by the coding sequence ATGGCGATTACATTAAAAATTCATCGTATGTTGGATGATAAAAAATGGGTACAAGATTATCAAGTTGAATTGAAAACGGGAATGACAGTTCTAGAAGCATTAAATGAAATAAAGGCGAAACAAGATCCTACCCTTTCCTTTACTGCTTCATGTCGCTCTAGTATCTGCGGCGCATGTGCTGTCAGAGTTAATGGGAATGCCGAGCTTGCTTGTGAGACACTATTAGATAGTTTGGTAAAACGTTATAAAACAGAAACACTTACAATAGAACCATTGGGAAATTTCAAAGTAATTCGAGATTTAATTGTGGATTGGGATCCTAAATTTGATAGAATGAAGCAAATAAAGCCAGCTTTGCATCCAAAAAAAGAATTTAGTCCAGAAAAGGGATGTAAGCAATCCATTTCAGATTTTAAAAAATATGATGAATATGCAAGCTGTATATTATGTGGTGCTTGTGTGTCCGAATGCAATAAAAGTGCAGTAAATGAAAAAGATTTCTTAGATCCTTTTACCTTTGTAAAAGCTGCAAAATTGGTAGAGGATTCTCGAAGTCAGGATCCTAAAGAACATTTGCAGGCTGTAATAGATCATGGTTTGTGGAAATGCATGAATTGCCAAGAATGTACTGCCAAATGTCCAAAGGGTTTAAAACCTGCTGAAGCAATTGAAAAATTGCGTGAAGCAACGTTTAGACTGGGGCTTTCAAGTGGCGTTGGGCCAAATCATGCAAAAGCTCTTTATGATGATATTTATAATACTGGACGATTGGATGAATCTAAACTTTCTATTCAGTCAGAAGGTCTGATTTCCGCTTCACTCCGTGCTCCTTTTGCAATTCGATTGATGAAAACTGGAAAATTAGATCCATTTGAAAAAATTCCAGTGAATCCAGAAATCAATAAAATACGTGACATTCTGAAGAATGCGAAGGAGGAAAAATAA
- a CDS encoding CoB--CoM heterodisulfide reductase iron-sulfur subunit B family protein: MKYALFPGCVLEGAAKESYMALKKVAPALDLELVEIPNWTCCGASHAQGVDELALLAINARNMAIAESMGLPIMTVCNTCTLQLLQAKMKLDSDAKLKEKVNQILAKSGYEYKGTSEVTHLLWVLASHPNLLEGKITKPLKGLKVAGYYGCHLLRPYKVMNYEDGKNPESLEKVIRILGAEPVDFDFKLKCCGFHSFFTAERDVMIVTGEAVDTAAQAGADLMVTPCPLCQMQLDMYQPEGRDAVKSNAEIPVLHLPQLIGLAMGMSKEDLGISRHISAVEKVKLG, from the coding sequence ATGAAATATGCATTATTTCCAGGCTGTGTATTAGAAGGTGCTGCCAAAGAGTCTTATATGGCATTAAAAAAAGTAGCACCTGCCCTTGATCTTGAATTGGTAGAGATTCCGAATTGGACATGCTGCGGCGCATCACATGCGCAGGGAGTAGATGAATTGGCGCTACTTGCAATTAATGCACGTAACATGGCAATTGCAGAAAGTATGGGATTGCCAATTATGACAGTTTGCAATACTTGTACCTTGCAATTGCTTCAGGCTAAGATGAAATTAGACAGTGATGCAAAGTTAAAAGAAAAAGTAAACCAAATTTTAGCCAAGTCTGGTTATGAATATAAAGGAACATCAGAAGTAACACACTTATTATGGGTACTTGCTTCACATCCAAATCTGCTTGAAGGCAAAATTACGAAGCCTTTAAAAGGTTTAAAAGTTGCGGGTTATTATGGCTGCCATTTACTTCGTCCATATAAAGTAATGAATTATGAAGATGGAAAAAATCCAGAGTCTTTGGAAAAAGTGATTCGGATTTTAGGCGCAGAGCCAGTAGATTTTGATTTTAAATTAAAATGTTGTGGGTTTCACTCCTTCTTTACAGCAGAGAGAGATGTAATGATTGTGACGGGTGAGGCTGTGGATACTGCCGCACAAGCAGGTGCTGATCTTATGGTGACGCCATGTCCACTTTGTCAGATGCAGCTTGATATGTACCAGCCTGAAGGCAGAGATGCCGTGAAATCGAATGCTGAAATTCCAGTTCTTCATCTGCCTCAGTTGATCGGACTTGCAATGGGAATGAGTAAAGAAGATTTAGGAATAAGTCGTCATATTTCAGCGGTAGAAAAAGTTAAGTTAGGTTAA
- the lon gene encoding endopeptidase La, whose amino-acid sequence MIKNRKIPLLPLRGIMVFPYMIIHLDVGREKSVAALEEAMVQDRMIMLSAQKNAEIDNPTQDEIFRIGTVAEVKQLLKLPGGTIRVLVEGLNRAKIKSYIEQHDNYYEVDVDVFEDETDHSLEVEALMRAVVNQFEQWVKLSKKIPPETLVSVVVIEEAGRLCDLIASHLSLKIEDKQALLDAIDVKDRLEKVCEILSREMEILEIERKISGRVRTQMEKTQKEYYLREQLKAIQKELGEKDDKTSEIEEYKKRLEEEHYPENVKEKVQKEISRLEKMSSMSAETGVIRTYIDWVLSLPWEKISEDRLDIGIAEEILDADHYGLEKVKERILEYLSIRKLANHLKGPILCLVGPPGVGKTSLARSVARAMERNFVRISLGGVRDEAEIRGHRRTYVGALPGRIVQGMKTAGSKNPVFLLDEIDKMNADFKGDPSAALLEVLDPEQNNSFSDHYLELPYDLSKVLWIVTANGMHNIPRPLRDRMEIIQIPGYTEEEKIEIAKRYLVDKQRKEHGLNEKQLTLSDSTIQKLISEYTREAGVRSLERTIATVCRKVARQIVQKDKKTVKVTAQNLHTFLGAAKFTHRKAEEEHQVGVSTGLAWTEVGGDVLPTEVTVLKGKGKLILTGQLGDVMRESAQAGMSYIRSRAEELNIESDFYENQDIHIHLPEGAIPKDGPSAGITMATAVVSALTGRKVRSDVAMTGEITLRGRVLPIGGLKEKVLAAHRMGIKTIILPKENKRDMDEIPANVKRNLEFILVDHMDEVLECALVKEDE is encoded by the coding sequence ATGATTAAAAATCGAAAAATACCATTATTGCCATTAAGGGGAATTATGGTTTTCCCATATATGATTATACATTTGGATGTAGGTCGTGAAAAATCTGTAGCTGCTCTCGAAGAGGCTATGGTGCAAGATAGAATGATTATGCTTTCGGCACAAAAAAATGCAGAAATTGATAATCCAACGCAAGATGAAATATTTCGAATCGGTACAGTAGCTGAGGTAAAACAATTATTGAAGTTACCTGGGGGTACGATTCGTGTTTTAGTAGAAGGATTAAACCGTGCTAAAATTAAAAGCTATATAGAGCAGCATGACAACTATTATGAAGTTGACGTTGATGTATTTGAAGATGAAACGGATCATTCATTAGAAGTCGAAGCTTTGATGCGTGCTGTGGTAAATCAATTTGAGCAATGGGTTAAATTAAGTAAAAAAATTCCGCCGGAAACATTGGTTTCAGTGGTGGTAATTGAAGAAGCGGGACGTTTATGCGATCTAATCGCCAGTCACTTATCCTTGAAAATAGAAGATAAACAAGCTTTGCTTGATGCGATTGATGTAAAGGATCGTCTTGAAAAAGTCTGTGAAATTCTTAGTCGTGAGATGGAAATCTTGGAAATTGAACGTAAAATTAGTGGCCGAGTAAGAACGCAAATGGAAAAAACACAAAAAGAATACTATTTGCGCGAACAATTGAAGGCGATTCAAAAAGAGCTTGGGGAGAAAGATGATAAAACCAGTGAAATAGAAGAATATAAAAAGCGTTTGGAAGAAGAACATTATCCGGAAAATGTAAAGGAAAAAGTGCAGAAAGAAATTAGCCGTTTGGAAAAGATGTCAAGCATGTCGGCTGAAACGGGCGTAATTCGTACGTACATTGATTGGGTATTATCTTTACCTTGGGAAAAAATAAGTGAGGATCGACTTGATATTGGTATTGCAGAAGAGATTTTGGATGCTGACCATTATGGTCTGGAAAAGGTAAAAGAGCGTATTTTAGAATATTTATCGATCAGAAAGCTTGCGAATCATTTAAAAGGACCTATTCTTTGTTTAGTGGGACCTCCCGGCGTAGGAAAGACATCCTTGGCGCGTTCGGTAGCAAGAGCTATGGAAAGGAATTTTGTGCGTATTTCTCTGGGGGGAGTACGTGATGAGGCGGAAATACGCGGTCATCGCAGAACCTATGTTGGCGCATTGCCTGGGCGGATTGTTCAAGGAATGAAAACAGCGGGGAGTAAAAATCCAGTTTTCTTATTAGACGAAATTGATAAAATGAATGCTGATTTTAAAGGAGATCCTTCTGCTGCTTTGCTGGAGGTACTAGATCCGGAGCAAAATAATAGTTTTAGTGATCATTATCTTGAACTTCCTTACGATTTATCTAAAGTTTTATGGATTGTAACTGCCAATGGTATGCATAATATCCCTAGACCATTGCGTGATCGTATGGAGATTATCCAAATTCCTGGTTATACGGAAGAGGAAAAAATCGAAATTGCGAAACGTTATTTAGTGGATAAGCAACGCAAAGAGCATGGTTTAAATGAGAAACAATTAACGCTTAGTGATTCTACAATTCAAAAATTAATTTCTGAATATACGCGTGAAGCGGGGGTTCGTAGTTTAGAACGTACAATTGCCACTGTATGCCGCAAAGTAGCACGCCAAATTGTTCAAAAAGATAAAAAGACTGTAAAAGTTACGGCGCAGAATTTGCATACTTTTCTTGGTGCTGCAAAGTTTACGCATCGTAAAGCTGAGGAAGAGCATCAGGTAGGTGTAAGTACGGGGCTTGCCTGGACGGAAGTTGGCGGGGATGTATTGCCGACCGAAGTTACAGTTTTAAAAGGTAAAGGGAAATTGATTTTAACTGGTCAATTGGGTGACGTCATGCGTGAGTCTGCGCAAGCCGGCATGAGTTATATTAGAAGCCGGGCAGAGGAACTAAACATTGAAAGTGATTTTTATGAAAATCAGGATATTCACATTCATTTGCCAGAAGGTGCGATTCCTAAAGATGGCCCATCAGCGGGGATTACAATGGCGACAGCTGTCGTATCAGCATTGACTGGTAGGAAAGTGCGCAGTGATGTTGCGATGACAGGAGAAATTACTTTACGCGGCAGAGTATTGCCAATTGGTGGGTTGAAAGAAAAAGTGTTAGCTGCACATCGTATGGGAATCAAAACAATTATTTTGCCAAAAGAAAACAAACGTGATATGGATGAGATACCGGCAAATGTGAAACGTAATTTGGAATTTATATTAGTGGATCATATGGATGAAGTTTTGGAATGCGCATTGGTGAAGGAAGATGAATGA
- a CDS encoding LysR family transcriptional regulator yields the protein MLDERDINYILKVAEERSFSQAAKKLYVTQPSLSQCIKKIEAELGIELFDRRTNPLTLTYAGALYINEAKRIQDIKKEFVQQIEDMSELRRGHLVIGSSHSRTSYLLSRVLPVFCERFPGIDISLVEGNTVELQEYALSGATDFSFVYLPLLYEGLEYVKIVDEEILVALPSKHPISIASVNLPQTLPFPPIEFSKLKNEPFVVMKNRRKMREIFFELCKRADFEPKIILESHSLISAQALVAGGVGATLVTDTLALYNKLEHNPYYFSLAESVPPRVLITAYKKEAQLSKAAVAFIDLTKEIIQTRPAVPEK from the coding sequence ATGCTTGATGAACGTGATATTAATTATATTTTAAAAGTTGCCGAGGAAAGAAGTTTTTCTCAGGCTGCGAAAAAGCTCTATGTAACGCAGCCTTCTTTAAGTCAGTGCATAAAAAAAATTGAAGCAGAATTGGGCATCGAATTATTTGATCGACGAACGAATCCATTGACGTTGACGTATGCAGGCGCATTATATATTAATGAAGCTAAACGAATTCAAGACATTAAAAAGGAATTTGTGCAGCAGATTGAAGATATGTCTGAATTAAGAAGAGGTCATTTGGTGATAGGAAGTTCACATTCTCGGACATCGTATTTATTGTCACGTGTCTTGCCTGTTTTTTGTGAACGATTCCCCGGAATTGATATTTCGCTGGTAGAAGGGAATACTGTCGAATTACAAGAGTATGCATTAAGTGGTGCTACCGATTTTTCTTTTGTATATTTGCCTTTATTATATGAAGGGCTGGAATATGTTAAAATTGTTGATGAAGAAATTTTGGTTGCATTACCATCAAAACATCCAATTAGCATAGCCTCGGTAAATTTGCCGCAAACATTACCGTTCCCGCCTATTGAGTTTTCAAAATTAAAAAATGAACCTTTTGTCGTAATGAAAAATCGTAGAAAAATGCGTGAAATATTTTTTGAGCTTTGTAAACGTGCAGATTTTGAACCCAAAATCATATTGGAGTCACATAGTTTAATTTCTGCACAAGCATTGGTTGCTGGAGGTGTTGGTGCAACTTTAGTTACGGATACTTTGGCTTTATATAATAAATTGGAGCATAATCCATATTATTTTTCTTTGGCAGAGTCTGTACCTCCGAGAGTTTTGATAACTGCATATAAAAAAGAAGCGCAGTTATCAAAAGCCGCAGTTGCATTTATTGATTTAACGAAAGAAATTATTCAAACTAGGCCTGCAGTGCCAGAAAAATAA
- the yjeH gene encoding L-methionine/branched-chain amino acid transporter, producing MQKRIKSLNVYQGVGVLVSTLLGSSIFVIPAMAADLAGEKSVIAWLLTILCVIPVAFTFSSLGVKYPNEGGTAYFIKKSFGEKFGKFTSWLYLSALPICPPIIVITGANYIGAIWGADQWQVFFICIVMLIGLFCINLYGLEFASKMQTFISVLVVGILMTLIFLAAAKVNLIAGVAVHLNFSDISVLKTTISLIFWCFVGIEAVVHIASDFKSVERDFPITILISLCIVGSICILLSLIVLKFHTYGSEALNANYIVALFSILIGESGKIFVAIMAFFTALAAANLYLVSFAKMIYAMSITGDLSKTFRTKNKNGMPVHALLACYGLSILTIVMKYILDINLEQLIFYANSVFIAIYLLASIAGIVLLSGGKRYLAVISTIFCSVIFVSLGWKSVYVIGVPLLFCAIQYFMHQKYVLRI from the coding sequence ATGCAAAAAAGAATTAAAAGCTTAAATGTATATCAGGGGGTTGGAGTTTTAGTATCTACTTTACTTGGATCTAGTATTTTTGTCATTCCGGCAATGGCTGCTGATCTTGCTGGAGAAAAATCTGTTATAGCGTGGTTGCTTACGATTTTATGTGTGATACCAGTTGCGTTTACCTTCAGTAGTTTGGGCGTAAAGTATCCAAATGAAGGTGGCACTGCTTACTTTATAAAGAAGTCATTTGGTGAAAAATTTGGCAAGTTTACCTCTTGGCTTTATTTATCTGCATTACCGATCTGCCCGCCCATTATTGTTATTACAGGGGCAAATTATATAGGGGCAATCTGGGGGGCAGATCAGTGGCAAGTTTTTTTCATTTGTATCGTGATGCTAATTGGTTTGTTTTGTATAAATTTATACGGGTTAGAATTTGCAAGTAAAATGCAGACTTTTATCTCTGTTCTTGTTGTAGGAATTCTAATGACTTTAATTTTCTTGGCGGCTGCAAAAGTAAATCTTATAGCAGGTGTAGCAGTGCATTTGAACTTTAGTGATATTTCTGTATTAAAAACAACGATCTCACTTATTTTTTGGTGCTTTGTTGGAATTGAGGCCGTTGTTCATATCGCGAGTGATTTTAAATCCGTTGAGCGTGATTTCCCAATTACAATATTAATAAGTTTATGTATTGTAGGAAGTATTTGTATTTTATTAAGTCTGATCGTTTTGAAATTCCATACTTATGGAAGTGAAGCATTAAATGCAAATTATATTGTTGCTTTATTTAGTATCTTGATCGGTGAATCTGGAAAGATCTTTGTTGCGATTATGGCATTTTTTACTGCACTTGCAGCAGCGAATCTTTATTTGGTTAGTTTTGCAAAGATGATTTATGCTATGAGTATCACTGGAGATCTAAGTAAAACTTTTCGTACTAAGAATAAAAATGGTATGCCTGTACATGCATTACTTGCTTGTTATGGTCTATCTATTTTAACCATTGTAATGAAATACATTTTAGATATTAATTTAGAACAGTTGATTTTTTATGCCAATAGTGTTTTTATTGCGATTTATTTGCTTGCTTCTATCGCCGGAATTGTATTGCTCAGTGGAGGTAAGCGTTATTTGGCTGTAATCTCTACAATTTTTTGTAGTGTGATTTTCGTATCATTGGGTTGGAAGAGCGTGTATGTAATTGGTGTACCATTATTGTTTTGTGCAATACAATATTTCATGCACCAGAAATATGTGTTGCGAATATAA
- the yihA gene encoding ribosome biogenesis GTP-binding protein YihA/YsxC — translation MNEEVIITQAKYIASAVRADQYPERKLKEIVFIGRSNVGKSSLINSLSRVGGLARVSGTPGKTQTINYYELSAKLSKEEERRDFYLVDLPGYGYAKTGKENRIRWAKFIDEYLIKSEQLQFVCQLIDIRHAPMESDIDMFRWLVKHQLPVLIIATKSDKLSKNQVQKNIAQIKKCLGVPELDVLPYSSLKSEGRSFLLDVIGGVLVE, via the coding sequence ATGAATGAAGAAGTTATCATTACACAGGCAAAATATATTGCATCTGCCGTACGAGCGGATCAATATCCTGAACGAAAATTAAAAGAGATTGTATTTATTGGAAGATCTAATGTTGGAAAATCTTCGTTGATTAATTCTTTGAGTCGTGTTGGTGGTTTAGCCAGAGTCAGTGGGACTCCGGGTAAAACGCAAACGATTAACTATTATGAATTGAGTGCAAAATTATCAAAGGAAGAAGAACGTAGAGATTTTTATTTAGTTGATTTGCCCGGGTATGGATATGCGAAAACCGGAAAAGAGAATCGAATCCGTTGGGCTAAATTTATCGATGAGTACTTAATAAAATCAGAGCAGTTACAGTTTGTTTGCCAGTTAATCGATATCCGGCATGCGCCGATGGAAAGCGATATTGATATGTTCCGCTGGCTGGTAAAGCATCAACTGCCGGTATTGATTATTGCAACTAAATCGGATAAATTAAGTAAAAATCAAGTGCAAAAAAATATTGCACAAATTAAGAAGTGCCTGGGTGTGCCGGAGTTAGATGTATTACCTTATTCATCATTAAAAAGTGAAGGGCGTTCATTTTTACTTGACGTTATTGGCGGTGTTTTGGTAGAATAG